The Bacteroides acidifaciens genome includes a region encoding these proteins:
- a CDS encoding DUF3987 domain-containing protein, whose product MSKKIFSAQDWENVPSEIQQIHTPDIAPIYNKVKDDVESVVREIEQRGIDIAPNYKDWVELGFALVDGLGENGREYYHRISRFYPTYQREETDKQYTHCLQSKGQGITIRSFFHLANQAGISLAPSNKGHLSILPNIQNGKTGKWIKSEEELPAFPECVFEHLPSFLNEVVNNSISVDDRDTILIGAIVCLSVCLYNVCGVYDERIVYPNLYLFVVADAGMGKGALTLCRELVVPINRNLHELSKRLEQEHKEAMNAYIKGKKDNGMTMPAEPPMRMLVIPANSSASSFLKILGDNDGVGLLFESEGDTLSQTLKSDYGNYSDVLRKAFHHELVSLSRRKDREYCEVSNPRVSVALAGTPEQVRRLIPDAENGLMSRFCFYIIRFKRGIRNVFATSDISQSKNAIFKVLGDNFCHLHEEFVRQGNYSFSLPSDLQEHFIEYLSRVNEECCDEVDNKMQGVVRRMGLIAYRIMMVLTAVRHLENVHRNSSSHDKTEQLVCHEFDYSTAMNICETLLYHAVFIYRNLSGNQFKRFNSASQETGIYARRNTLYNMLPETFTKKDYDMAVSVLNENGSTANKWIEAFVKDGKLCRIEQGKYRKIF is encoded by the coding sequence ATGTCGAAGAAAATATTTTCCGCCCAAGATTGGGAGAATGTCCCTTCTGAAATACAGCAAATACATACGCCTGATATTGCTCCTATATATAATAAGGTAAAAGACGATGTAGAAAGTGTTGTTCGGGAGATAGAACAACGTGGCATTGATATAGCACCCAACTATAAAGATTGGGTGGAATTGGGCTTTGCACTTGTTGATGGATTGGGAGAGAACGGACGGGAGTATTATCATCGCATCAGCAGGTTTTACCCTACCTATCAAAGGGAAGAAACAGATAAACAATATACGCATTGTCTGCAATCCAAAGGGCAAGGCATTACTATCCGTTCTTTCTTCCATTTGGCAAATCAAGCTGGAATCTCATTGGCTCCATCCAACAAAGGGCATTTATCCATTTTGCCAAATATCCAAAATGGCAAAACGGGCAAATGGATAAAATCAGAAGAAGAACTTCCTGCATTTCCTGAATGTGTATTTGAGCATCTTCCTTCTTTTCTAAATGAGGTTGTCAATAACTCCATTTCAGTAGATGACCGTGATACGATACTGATTGGAGCGATTGTGTGTTTGTCGGTATGCTTATATAATGTTTGTGGTGTGTATGATGAGCGCATTGTTTATCCGAATCTCTATCTGTTCGTTGTGGCAGATGCAGGTATGGGAAAAGGGGCATTAACCCTATGCAGAGAACTGGTAGTACCCATTAATCGCAATTTACATGAACTCTCAAAGCGATTGGAACAGGAACATAAAGAAGCGATGAATGCTTATATCAAAGGTAAGAAAGATAATGGAATGACTATGCCAGCCGAGCCGCCCATGCGTATGCTTGTCATTCCTGCCAATAGCAGCGCAAGCTCTTTCTTGAAGATACTGGGAGATAATGACGGAGTTGGACTGTTGTTTGAGTCGGAGGGCGACACGTTAAGCCAAACATTGAAGTCGGACTATGGCAATTATTCCGATGTGTTGCGAAAGGCATTTCATCATGAGTTGGTAAGTTTGAGCCGTCGCAAGGATAGAGAGTATTGCGAAGTTTCTAATCCAAGAGTGTCCGTTGCATTGGCTGGCACTCCCGAACAGGTGAGAAGGCTGATTCCTGATGCAGAGAACGGGTTGATGAGCCGCTTTTGTTTCTATATTATCCGCTTCAAAAGAGGAATAAGAAACGTGTTTGCCACAAGCGATATTTCTCAATCCAAGAATGCCATATTTAAAGTATTGGGAGATAATTTCTGTCATCTGCATGAAGAATTTGTACGGCAGGGGAATTATTCTTTTTCCCTTCCCTCTGATTTGCAAGAACACTTTATAGAATACCTCAGTCGTGTGAATGAGGAGTGTTGTGACGAAGTGGATAACAAGATGCAAGGAGTGGTCAGACGGATGGGATTGATTGCTTATCGTATAATGATGGTGCTGACCGCTGTCAGGCATTTGGAGAATGTACATCGCAATTCTTCCTCACATGATAAGACAGAGCAACTGGTCTGCCATGAGTTTGACTATTCTACAGCCATGAATATTTGCGAAACCTTACTTTATCATGCCGTATTCATTTATCGGAATTTGTCAGGAAATCAGTTCAAACGATTTAATTCCGCTTCGCAAGAAACTGGCATTTATGCACGAAGGAATACCCTTTATAATATGCTGCCTGAAACATTCACGAAGAAGGATTATGATATGGCGGTTTCAGTTTTGAATGAAAATGGAAGTACTGCAAACAAGTGGATAGAAGCCTTTGTCAAAGATGGTAAGCTATGCCGAATAGAGCAAGGGAAATATAGGAAGATTTTTTGA
- a CDS encoding McrB family protein: MALTLEHFLNLIDELPKGVNLDYVKAGTNKIQLDSVDHVEKYISATKVDTEKGSTKSANITTENLRMFVNKVVENKPLHIESVWNGSGSARSAWEGLFAHTSEFYTHFSKGRKHLVWIPTHPHTAGEITPLTKELLEYLSTNKSSTDERVYKYIDIITAIKTKPFLLLAGISGTGKSRIVRELARAYWYENSAEYKAQKPKNFEMIQVKPNWHDSTELMGYVSRVSGSPIYVIGDFLRFITRAWENLDTPYFLCLDEMNLAPVEQYFAEFLSIIESRKSSEDGTIVTDPILKKSTEDWYRVLTAELTGDNEALRNRFLEEGITIPQNLIVVGTVNMDETTFSFSRKVLDRAMTIEMNEVDLYAGLDSKYERIGKLNSDMLIGTAVEGVDVYADNEDVCNKVLTYLQAVNDVLNGTPFKVAYRTRNEFLLYVVNNLPYNMDENGHEFSEDEVIATALDEITSMKILSRIEGDDTKVKHSLLERLITTIEAQLLALTGEDKKIESVSIAKLKEMQERLSSGYTSFWS, encoded by the coding sequence ATGGCTTTGACTTTAGAACACTTCTTAAACTTAATCGATGAATTACCCAAAGGGGTTAATTTGGATTATGTAAAAGCTGGAACAAACAAAATCCAGCTTGACAGTGTTGATCATGTTGAAAAATACATATCAGCAACAAAAGTTGATACGGAAAAAGGTTCTACAAAAAGTGCCAATATAACAACGGAAAATCTCCGCATGTTTGTAAATAAGGTTGTTGAAAACAAGCCTTTACATATAGAATCTGTTTGGAATGGTTCAGGAAGTGCCCGTTCTGCATGGGAGGGCTTATTTGCTCACACATCGGAATTTTATACTCATTTTTCCAAAGGAAGAAAACATTTGGTATGGATTCCGACACATCCTCACACAGCAGGAGAAATAACACCTTTAACAAAAGAATTACTTGAATATCTATCTACCAATAAGAGTTCAACAGACGAGCGAGTATATAAATATATAGACATCATTACCGCCATCAAGACCAAGCCTTTCCTTTTGTTAGCTGGCATATCCGGTACAGGTAAAAGCCGTATTGTCCGTGAACTAGCCCGTGCATATTGGTACGAAAATTCCGCTGAATACAAGGCTCAGAAGCCAAAAAACTTTGAGATGATTCAGGTAAAACCTAATTGGCATGACTCTACGGAATTAATGGGATATGTGAGTCGTGTCAGCGGAAGTCCCATATATGTAATTGGCGATTTCTTAAGATTCATCACACGGGCTTGGGAAAACCTGGACACTCCTTATTTCCTTTGCTTGGATGAGATGAACCTTGCTCCTGTGGAACAATACTTTGCGGAATTTCTCAGCATAATAGAATCTCGTAAAAGCAGTGAAGACGGTACGATTGTAACAGACCCTATACTGAAGAAAAGCACAGAAGATTGGTATCGAGTATTGACTGCCGAACTGACAGGAGATAATGAAGCATTAAGGAATCGCTTTTTGGAAGAAGGCATCACCATTCCACAAAATCTAATTGTAGTGGGTACGGTAAATATGGATGAAACAACCTTCTCTTTTTCCCGTAAGGTACTTGACCGTGCCATGACTATAGAAATGAATGAAGTGGATTTGTATGCCGGATTGGACAGCAAATATGAACGTATTGGTAAGCTGAATAGCGATATGCTTATCGGTACAGCTGTAGAAGGTGTGGATGTATATGCAGATAACGAGGATGTTTGTAATAAGGTATTGACCTATTTGCAAGCTGTGAATGATGTCCTTAACGGCACTCCGTTCAAAGTTGCCTACCGCACGCGAAACGAATTCCTGCTTTATGTGGTAAACAATTTGCCTTACAATATGGATGAAAACGGACACGAGTTCAGTGAAGATGAGGTCATAGCAACCGCATTGGATGAGATAACAAGCATGAAAATCTTGTCACGAATAGAAGGTGATGATACAAAAGTCAAGCATTCACTTCTTGAAAGACTGATTACTACTATCGAAGCGCAGTTGTTGGCATTGACCGGAGAAGATAAGAAAATAGAATCCGTTTCCATAGCCAAGTTGAAAGAAATGCAAGAACGGTTGTCATCCGGCTATACAAGTTTCTGGAGCTAA
- a CDS encoding DNA cytosine methyltransferase: MNIFSFFAGAGFLDLGFELQGDYNIVFVNEFHEAFDRIYRYARQNMGLQEPKYGHHIEDITEYINGEHGDRLQRLIDWVEESKEEELTGFIGGPPCPDFSVAGKNRGRDGENGKLSGTYAQLICTALPDFFLFENVKGLYRTARHRQFFEELKQQFRAHGYSLTEQLVNSLEFGAAQDRDRIILIGFHQDAVNRLHLQADNGVLMNFPWEAHKRYNLKEIKNLPWPNKSPYQENTPMLMPNGIIEDLTIQHWWTENDVTHHPNANMYFQPRAGIVRFRTKEEGDVEKKCYKRLHRWRYSPTAAYGNNEVHIHPFLPRRISVAESLAIQSLPANFILPQDVSLTDAFKTVGNGVPFVLANGIANSINDYINHINN; this comes from the coding sequence ATGAACATATTTTCATTTTTTGCAGGTGCTGGTTTTTTGGATTTAGGATTCGAATTACAAGGTGATTATAATATTGTTTTCGTAAATGAATTTCACGAAGCTTTTGATCGTATTTATCGTTATGCAAGACAAAATATGGGATTGCAGGAACCCAAATACGGTCATCATATAGAAGATATAACTGAATATATTAATGGAGAGCATGGAGACAGGCTTCAAAGACTTATAGATTGGGTAGAAGAATCGAAAGAAGAAGAACTTACCGGTTTTATTGGAGGCCCTCCATGTCCCGATTTTTCTGTAGCAGGAAAAAATAGAGGACGTGATGGAGAAAATGGTAAGCTATCTGGAACGTATGCGCAACTAATTTGTACAGCACTCCCGGATTTTTTCCTTTTTGAAAATGTTAAAGGACTATATAGAACTGCAAGACATAGACAGTTTTTTGAAGAATTGAAACAGCAATTTAGAGCACATGGATATTCTCTAACAGAACAACTTGTCAACTCCTTGGAATTTGGAGCGGCACAAGATAGAGATAGAATTATATTAATAGGATTTCACCAAGACGCTGTTAATAGGCTACATCTTCAAGCGGATAACGGGGTCTTAATGAATTTTCCTTGGGAAGCGCATAAAAGATATAACTTGAAAGAAATAAAGAATCTTCCCTGGCCCAATAAATCTCCCTATCAAGAAAATACTCCTATGCTTATGCCTAATGGTATTATAGAAGACTTGACCATACAACATTGGTGGACGGAAAATGATGTGACACATCATCCCAATGCCAATATGTATTTCCAACCACGTGCGGGAATCGTAAGATTTAGGACAAAAGAAGAAGGCGATGTGGAAAAGAAATGTTATAAACGCCTACACAGATGGCGATATTCACCAACAGCCGCTTATGGGAATAATGAGGTTCATATACATCCTTTCCTGCCTCGAAGAATATCTGTAGCGGAATCATTGGCTATTCAATCATTGCCCGCAAATTTTATTCTACCACAAGATGTATCACTAACAGATGCCTTTAAAACAGTTGGGAACGGAGTTCCTTTCGTTTTAGCTAACGGCATAGCAAACTCTATTAATGACTATATTAATCACATAAATAATTAG
- a CDS encoding STAS-like domain-containing protein — MKIKIATDFSRIPGARYPIEGDFSGQEFRKRVLLPKLKEAINKHETLTVDLDGTAGLGTSFLEESFGGLIREDHIEYENIKQTLRLISIEEPDYIEEIMLYINDAYEQEKHC; from the coding sequence ATGAAAATTAAAATAGCAACAGATTTTAGTAGAATTCCGGGAGCAAGATATCCTATTGAAGGTGATTTTTCAGGACAAGAATTCAGGAAAAGAGTATTGTTACCTAAGTTGAAGGAAGCTATAAACAAGCATGAGACACTTACGGTAGATCTTGATGGAACAGCAGGTTTAGGAACCTCATTTTTGGAAGAATCATTTGGGGGATTAATCCGAGAAGACCATATTGAATATGAAAATATTAAGCAAACTCTTAGGCTTATATCTATAGAAGAACCGGATTATATCGAAGAAATAATGTTATATATTAATGATGCGTATGAACAAGAGAAACATTGCTAA
- a CDS encoding DUF2357 domain-containing protein: MELLTIKHQDFEMIVECAKFDDIWYKAKSNIGEECLHSTYSWSEGVSSVILSNYIGEEITIENSQQAPAIFFDNTDYPIWVEFKNYVKKAKFGSTLQSENEKFTFRRQILAGFLNYGNEVGRSEIQLMYQVGAETRSFVFSFEVLSTKLNYHEHWKAIIEDIEQEYRMLSLDYMRRTFHGFSPDASGETPEIIWWSVFANEQKKFIKACKNIIDRPRHQLHGKETYKRADKLTFVPSCIENELAEHRQDSSHLYRVEERVRTNDTQENRFLKFALGQITDKYAVLKKRIEAVKNASDVMKDDMQATLATLKHLQRNPFFRTVGNYKGMNQESLVLQKATSYSQVYRTWSLLRRSYSLNDGIYRLQTKDIATLYEIWCFIEVSHIVKEKLHLSDEDIDHKNRMEMNGLFTWDLGKGEHSRILFKKDNVELAELVYNPKNTDKGNSDIGMKDLVVRTVPQKPDIVLQLTKNDLQEGMKMTYLFDAKYRIDGKDKNGVDVPPEDAINQMHRYRDAIYYKDYQSNTLKKEVIGGYILFPGDGEPTDVAVSKFRKTIDEVNIGAFPLRPKDTYNRMLLEQFIEELIRNKSYETISNVIPQKGALLQVPNRLLVGLVGNSSRPGYTQSFLDGNATLYYTGPKFPTTISLHNLHYFIPYIKGEGVRDIYEIVRIRTITGKEAKQIEGENATDDMRLAFELHFSRKLFEDYRQIDIHKMINYIFIDTSFEKIDEWVKNRT; the protein is encoded by the coding sequence ATGGAACTGCTCACCATAAAGCATCAGGATTTTGAAATGATTGTCGAATGCGCAAAATTCGATGACATTTGGTATAAAGCCAAGAGTAATATTGGAGAAGAATGCTTACACTCCACTTATTCTTGGTCAGAAGGCGTATCATCTGTTATCCTGAGCAACTATATTGGAGAAGAAATTACGATTGAAAACAGCCAACAAGCTCCTGCCATATTTTTCGACAACACCGATTATCCTATTTGGGTGGAATTCAAGAACTATGTGAAAAAGGCTAAGTTTGGCTCCACTCTCCAGAGTGAAAATGAAAAATTCACTTTTCGCAGACAGATATTGGCAGGTTTCTTGAATTATGGCAATGAGGTTGGTCGCAGCGAAATACAACTCATGTATCAAGTGGGAGCAGAAACCCGCAGTTTTGTCTTCTCTTTTGAAGTGTTGAGCACAAAGCTCAACTATCACGAGCATTGGAAAGCCATTATAGAGGATATTGAACAAGAGTACAGAATGCTTTCGCTCGACTATATGCGAAGAACCTTTCATGGCTTTTCGCCCGATGCAAGCGGAGAGACCCCGGAAATAATCTGGTGGAGCGTATTTGCCAATGAGCAAAAGAAATTCATCAAGGCCTGCAAAAACATCATTGACCGCCCAAGACATCAGTTACACGGAAAAGAGACTTACAAACGTGCCGATAAACTGACATTTGTCCCCTCTTGCATAGAAAACGAATTGGCAGAACACAGACAGGACAGCTCTCACTTATATCGTGTAGAAGAACGCGTCCGAACAAATGACACGCAGGAAAACAGGTTCTTGAAATTCGCTCTTGGACAAATTACGGATAAATACGCAGTCTTGAAGAAGCGCATAGAAGCGGTAAAGAATGCTTCGGATGTGATGAAGGATGACATGCAAGCCACATTGGCTACATTGAAACACTTGCAGCGAAATCCCTTCTTCCGTACAGTAGGAAATTACAAAGGAATGAATCAGGAAAGTTTGGTTTTGCAGAAAGCTACCAGCTACAGTCAGGTATATCGCACGTGGAGCCTGCTTCGCCGCTCCTATTCTCTGAATGATGGCATATACCGTTTGCAAACCAAAGATATAGCGACACTCTACGAGATATGGTGTTTCATAGAAGTGAGCCACATAGTAAAAGAAAAACTGCATTTGTCCGATGAAGATATAGACCATAAAAACCGTATGGAAATGAATGGCCTATTTACATGGGATTTGGGCAAAGGAGAACATTCCCGTATCCTTTTCAAGAAAGATAATGTGGAACTGGCTGAATTAGTCTATAATCCAAAGAACACAGACAAGGGGAATAGTGACATTGGAATGAAAGATCTTGTGGTACGCACAGTGCCACAAAAGCCGGACATAGTCCTGCAACTGACTAAGAACGATTTGCAAGAAGGAATGAAAATGACTTATCTGTTTGATGCGAAATATCGTATTGATGGAAAGGATAAAAATGGTGTGGACGTTCCACCGGAAGACGCCATCAACCAGATGCACAGATACCGAGATGCCATCTATTATAAAGACTATCAATCGAATACTTTGAAAAAGGAAGTGATAGGTGGTTATATTTTGTTCCCGGGTGATGGCGAGCCAACCGATGTTGCTGTATCGAAGTTCCGTAAGACTATAGACGAAGTGAATATCGGTGCATTCCCACTTCGCCCAAAAGACACTTATAACCGAATGCTTTTGGAGCAATTTATCGAAGAACTTATTCGGAATAAATCTTATGAAACCATATCGAATGTAATACCGCAGAAAGGCGCATTATTGCAAGTGCCCAATCGCCTTCTTGTTGGTTTAGTAGGCAACAGTTCACGTCCTGGATATACACAAAGCTTCCTTGACGGTAATGCCACCTTATACTATACAGGACCTAAATTTCCTACAACTATATCTCTGCACAATCTTCACTACTTTATTCCTTATATAAAAGGAGAAGGTGTTCGCGATATCTATGAGATTGTCCGTATAAGGACTATAACAGGGAAAGAGGCAAAACAAATAGAAGGCGAAAATGCTACAGATGATATGCGTTTAGCATTTGAATTGCATTTCAGCCGTAAGTTGTTTGAGGATTATCGACAGATAGATATTCATAAAATGATTAATTATATTTTTATTGATACCTCATTTGAAAAAATAGATGAGTGGGTGAAAAATAGGACTTGA
- a CDS encoding relaxase/mobilization nuclease domain-containing protein translates to MIAKIKTRADFGGIVNYANDQKNKKKCAILLAHEGVCVISNKTIADSFQIQASMRPKVKSPVKHVSLAFSSQDINRFPDNEEGDALMAEIAKKWMEQMGIRNTQYIIARHHDTKHPHCHLVFNRIDNDGNLISDSNERIHNAKVCRTLTKEYGLYFAPKNSKARNKSRLRPYQLRKYNLRSATLDALAVSRSWNDFLGILKGQGIDIRFNHTDNPDKIRGISFCQNEYSIAGSKLDRDLSFNSLCATLGNVAAELVVQPHQAITSGGGGGTSNKLGWRDDKNKDNQRNAPFYKPSKRRR, encoded by the coding sequence ATGATAGCTAAGATTAAAACAAGAGCGGATTTCGGAGGAATAGTGAATTATGCCAATGACCAAAAGAACAAGAAGAAATGTGCCATACTTTTAGCACACGAAGGTGTCTGTGTCATCAGTAATAAAACCATAGCTGATTCTTTTCAGATACAAGCGTCCATGCGCCCGAAAGTAAAAAGTCCGGTGAAACACGTATCACTTGCTTTCTCTTCGCAGGACATTAACCGTTTCCCCGATAACGAAGAAGGAGATGCGCTGATGGCAGAGATTGCCAAGAAATGGATGGAACAAATGGGGATTCGCAATACTCAATATATCATAGCCCGACATCACGACACGAAACATCCTCATTGTCATTTGGTATTTAACCGGATAGACAATGATGGCAATCTCATTTCTGACAGCAATGAAAGAATACACAATGCCAAAGTATGTCGAACTTTGACAAAAGAGTATGGACTATACTTTGCTCCTAAAAATAGTAAAGCCCGAAACAAGAGCCGTTTGCGCCCTTATCAATTACGGAAGTATAATCTACGTTCTGCAACTCTTGATGCACTGGCTGTATCTCGTTCATGGAATGATTTTCTTGGCATTCTCAAAGGTCAGGGTATAGATATACGCTTTAATCATACAGATAACCCTGATAAAATTCGTGGCATATCATTCTGTCAAAATGAATATAGTATAGCCGGTTCTAAACTTGACCGTGATTTAAGTTTTAACAGTCTTTGTGCTACATTGGGCAATGTGGCAGCGGAACTGGTTGTTCAACCTCATCAAGCCATAACTTCCGGTGGAGGTGGAGGAACAAGTAATAAACTGGGATGGCGAGACGATAAAAATAAGGATAACCAAAGAAACGCCCCTTTTTATAAACCCTCAAAACGTAGAAGATAA
- a CDS encoding very short patch repair endonuclease, producing the protein MDKLTKEQRHRCMSAIKGRNTKPEMLVRKFLFSRGFRYRLNHPRLPGHPDLVLRKYRTVIFVNGCFWHGHDNCKYFRLPKTNIEFWSNKIERNKERDKKEQCQLAAMGWHCITIWECQLKPKVQIQTLESLAYTLNHIFLEDRKIKTYELPDTDSTLVAAEPEVTYGRNKQQ; encoded by the coding sequence ATGGATAAATTGACTAAAGAGCAACGCCATCGTTGTATGTCCGCTATAAAAGGAAGGAATACGAAACCCGAAATGCTGGTGCGAAAATTCCTTTTTAGCCGTGGCTTCCGCTATCGGCTAAATCATCCTCGTCTTCCCGGTCATCCCGATTTGGTACTTCGCAAATACCGGACGGTCATTTTTGTGAACGGCTGCTTTTGGCATGGTCATGATAATTGCAAATATTTCCGCTTACCTAAAACCAATATTGAATTTTGGTCAAACAAGATAGAAAGGAATAAAGAACGAGATAAAAAAGAACAATGCCAGCTTGCTGCCATGGGCTGGCATTGTATCACGATTTGGGAGTGCCAACTAAAACCAAAAGTCCAGATACAAACACTTGAATCGTTAGCTTATACATTGAACCATATTTTTCTTGAAGACAGGAAAATAAAAACATACGAGTTACCTGATACTGACAGTACACTTGTGGCAGCAGAACCAGAAGTGACTTATGGAAGAAATAAGCAACAATAA
- a CDS encoding MobC family plasmid mobilization relaxosome protein, whose protein sequence is MKEKKLGGRPKLANYQKRTKCFRVMFTENDYIYIQSKAEQAGLSVNEFCHQAAMDCQVCQRISPEMVSAIRDLSGIANNVNQIAHQMHTYGLEAVKQQCFSIISEVSRIITQVKNNSHDS, encoded by the coding sequence ATGAAGGAGAAGAAACTTGGTGGTCGCCCTAAGTTGGCGAACTATCAGAAACGTACCAAATGTTTTCGGGTAATGTTTACCGAAAACGACTACATTTATATCCAATCCAAAGCGGAACAGGCTGGATTGTCTGTCAATGAATTTTGCCATCAGGCAGCAATGGATTGTCAAGTCTGTCAGCGCATCAGCCCTGAAATGGTATCGGCTATTCGTGACCTTTCCGGTATCGCCAATAATGTCAATCAGATTGCCCATCAGATGCACACTTATGGTTTGGAAGCAGTCAAACAACAATGCTTCTCAATCATATCAGAAGTCAGTAGAATTATCACTCAAGTAAAGAACAATAGCCATGATAGCTAA
- a CDS encoding RNA-binding domain-containing protein, with amino-acid sequence MQIHTNTLIAECSAYDFKEMLERKKVKSWLKSVSAFANTDGGSLFYGVNDDGVIVGLENPQADADFISEMIKARLDPVPEVQLIPIEHEGHTLLEVKVKAGTLTPYYYYQDGTRTAYVRVGNESVECNSQQLLSLVLKGTHMTWDSLPTQVNASKHSFIILANTFHEQTHQEWNDKYLESFGLVTPDGKLTNAGLLFVDNCTVFQSRIFCTRWTGLYKDDAISSVEHRANLVLLLKYGMDFFKNYTMSGWVKMPNYRLNLPDYSDRAIFEGLVNHLIHRDYTVMGGEVHIDIYDDRVELVSPGAMLDGTQIQDRDIYKVPSMRRNPVIADMFTQLDYMEKRGSGLRKMRELTEKLPNFLPGKEPQYQTEATSFYTTFYNLNWGENGKIPVEEVADRVNGSVEKFGVNEESSVEKFGVNADKLGNTSKTPKKINKTAQKIIDLVISDPSITADNMANKVGVTKRAIEKNIKSLRDMGILAHEGSDKAGYWRIVINPQTEQ; translated from the coding sequence ATGCAGATACATACCAATACATTGATAGCGGAATGCTCAGCTTACGATTTCAAAGAAATGTTGGAACGCAAGAAAGTAAAGTCGTGGCTCAAATCCGTGTCGGCTTTTGCCAATACGGATGGTGGCAGTTTGTTCTATGGAGTGAACGATGACGGAGTAATTGTTGGTTTGGAGAATCCACAAGCCGATGCTGATTTTATCAGTGAAATGATAAAGGCGCGACTTGACCCTGTGCCGGAAGTTCAACTTATTCCGATAGAGCACGAAGGACATACCTTACTTGAAGTGAAAGTAAAAGCTGGAACACTTACACCTTATTATTACTATCAAGATGGAACACGTACCGCATATGTACGAGTTGGCAATGAAAGCGTGGAGTGCAATTCGCAACAACTTCTTTCATTGGTGTTGAAAGGCACACACATGACATGGGATTCATTGCCTACCCAAGTGAATGCCAGCAAACATTCTTTCATCATCCTTGCCAATACTTTCCATGAGCAAACTCATCAGGAATGGAATGACAAATATTTGGAATCATTCGGACTGGTTACTCCTGACGGTAAACTAACCAATGCCGGACTATTGTTTGTAGATAATTGCACCGTATTCCAATCTCGCATCTTCTGTACCCGTTGGACGGGACTCTACAAGGATGATGCTATCAGTTCCGTGGAACATCGGGCTAATCTTGTGTTGCTCTTAAAATATGGTATGGACTTCTTCAAGAACTATACTATGAGTGGCTGGGTGAAGATGCCCAACTATCGCCTTAATCTACCCGACTACTCTGACCGTGCTATCTTTGAAGGATTGGTAAATCACCTTATTCATAGAGATTATACCGTTATGGGTGGTGAAGTACACATTGACATCTATGATGACCGAGTAGAATTAGTATCACCCGGTGCGATGCTTGACGGTACGCAAATCCAAGACCGTGACATATACAAAGTGCCGTCCATGCGTCGTAACCCTGTTATTGCGGATATGTTTACGCAATTGGACTATATGGAGAAACGTGGCTCTGGTTTACGAAAAATGCGGGAACTCACAGAGAAACTGCCCAATTTCCTGCCTGGCAAAGAACCACAATATCAAACGGAAGCGACTTCTTTCTACACCACGTTCTATAATTTGAACTGGGGTGAGAACGGAAAAATACCTGTTGAGGAAGTAGCCGACAGAGTAAATGGTTCGGTCGAAAAGTTCGGTGTAAACGAAGAAAGTTCGGTCGAAAAGTTCGGTGTAAATGCAGATAAGTTAGGAAACACATCGAAAACGCCGAAGAAGATCAATAAAACCGCACAAAAAATTATTGATCTTGTTATTTCCGACCCATCAATCACAGCCGATAATATGGCTAATAAGGTTGGTGTAACTAAACGCGCTATAGAGAAAAACATCAAGAGCCTTAGGGATATGGGAATTTTGGCTCATGAAGGTTCTGATAAGGCTGGCTATTGGCGTATTGTTATTAATCCTCAAACTGAGCAATAA
- a CDS encoding helix-turn-helix transcriptional regulator — MNKDINRLKVVLAEKKRTNKWLAEQLGKDPGTVSKWCTNTMQPNLETLVKIAECLDVDVKDLLWSIKE; from the coding sequence ATGAATAAAGACATAAATCGTTTAAAGGTGGTTCTTGCAGAAAAGAAACGCACCAATAAATGGCTAGCAGAGCAGTTGGGAAAAGATCCGGGGACTGTTTCGAAATGGTGTACTAACACCATGCAGCCGAACTTGGAAACATTGGTCAAGATTGCTGAATGTTTAGATGTAGATGTGAAAGATTTACTTTGGTCAATAAAAGAATAA